A window of the Acidimicrobiales bacterium genome harbors these coding sequences:
- a CDS encoding DUF459 domain-containing protein produces MPTTPVPTTPPPTEPPTTLLAPLRPISSADPLRLFVGGDSLPAYIITALNAGHANIAQLRLTYDAHISSSIVRPSFFDWQQQLTLLLDQESAPEAIVFMIGGNDNQPMTDTEGNHLATLSPEWQVEYRRRIAALMDLAERDGTRMLWIGLPPPRDGVRIELNPTLNGIYAGEAELRPWVTFLDIRPLLSDADGNYAARLPGPGGGDPVTVRPRDGVHITYEGSTWMADLVWSWLVDTWAIPPEE; encoded by the coding sequence GTGCCCACGACGCCGGTCCCGACCACGCCGCCACCGACCGAACCACCCACGACCTTGCTCGCTCCGCTGCGGCCGATCAGCAGCGCCGATCCGCTGCGACTCTTCGTCGGCGGTGACTCACTCCCCGCCTACATCATCACGGCCCTCAACGCCGGGCATGCCAACATCGCCCAGCTCCGACTCACCTACGACGCCCACATCTCGAGCAGCATCGTCCGCCCGTCGTTCTTCGATTGGCAGCAACAGCTCACGCTCCTCCTCGACCAAGAGTCCGCCCCCGAAGCGATCGTCTTCATGATCGGCGGCAACGACAACCAGCCCATGACCGATACGGAAGGAAACCACCTGGCCACTCTGTCACCGGAGTGGCAAGTGGAGTATCGCCGCCGAATCGCGGCGCTGATGGACCTTGCGGAACGCGACGGCACACGCATGCTCTGGATCGGCCTCCCGCCCCCACGTGACGGCGTCCGGATCGAGCTGAACCCCACTCTCAACGGCATCTACGCCGGCGAAGCCGAGCTCCGACCGTGGGTCACGTTCCTCGACATCAGACCGCTGCTGAGCGACGCCGACGGCAACTACGCCGCCCGTCTACCCGGGCCTGGCGGCGGCGATCCGGTCACGGTGCGTCCGCGAGACGGCGTCCACATCACCTACGAGGGCAGCACGTGGATGGCCGACCTGGTCTGGTCGTGGCTGGTCGACACCTGGGCCATCCCACCGGAGGAATGA
- a CDS encoding HAMP domain-containing sensor histidine kinase gives MSLQRELVLVMVGIALVAITLVGAGVLAFARLGARAEATQAVDDQLVALQELAASSDGRTLATLEPAIRRLGAAFGDGQLAVVIVNDNGTVRALPNPPQRQLAPVDGTASVTITPEELASLRADDVVIVQQPRNVVGMVRLDIPIRPGVLDGTPVLWVRHGVGTVSSRATRWFLASATIVVLASAVAATVLARRITEPIHAIERATAAIAAGRLDTRIDEPGDDELGELASSVNSMAGDLERSRAAEQQFLMSITHDLRTPLTAITGWAEALSDGAVDDPRRAGEIIGSNAGRLDRLVADLLTLAKLEAKSFSFDLGTVDVVSLASEQVAHAEPRAATHGLHLGVDPGASTAAWVVADADRLRQVVDNLIDNAVKFAASTITITVSGATPEAPGVEMSVVDDGPGIPDSDLPYVFERLYVTQLRPVRAENSSGLGLAIVRELVEGMGGSVIARRAATGGTEIALSLPAAPAPRR, from the coding sequence ATGTCGCTCCAGCGCGAGCTCGTCTTGGTGATGGTCGGCATTGCCCTCGTGGCGATCACCTTGGTCGGCGCCGGCGTTCTCGCATTCGCCCGGCTCGGGGCGAGGGCCGAAGCCACCCAGGCCGTCGACGATCAGCTGGTCGCGCTGCAGGAGCTCGCAGCCAGCAGCGATGGCCGCACATTGGCGACCCTCGAGCCTGCCATCCGCCGGCTCGGGGCTGCGTTCGGCGACGGTCAGCTCGCCGTGGTGATCGTCAACGACAATGGCACCGTTCGGGCGCTCCCGAACCCGCCCCAGCGCCAGCTCGCACCCGTCGACGGCACGGCCTCCGTCACGATCACGCCCGAGGAGCTGGCGTCGCTACGCGCCGATGACGTGGTCATCGTCCAGCAGCCCAGGAACGTGGTCGGCATGGTCCGCCTCGACATTCCGATCCGGCCCGGTGTCCTCGACGGGACGCCTGTGCTGTGGGTTCGCCACGGGGTCGGTACCGTGTCGAGCCGCGCCACACGCTGGTTCCTCGCGTCGGCCACCATCGTCGTGCTCGCCAGCGCCGTGGCCGCCACCGTGCTGGCCCGGCGCATCACCGAACCCATCCATGCCATCGAGCGTGCCACCGCAGCGATTGCCGCCGGCCGGCTCGATACTCGGATCGACGAGCCCGGCGACGACGAACTCGGTGAGCTCGCCAGCTCGGTGAACTCGATGGCCGGAGACCTGGAACGATCGAGGGCGGCAGAACAGCAGTTCCTCATGTCGATCACCCACGACCTGCGCACGCCGTTGACTGCGATCACGGGCTGGGCCGAGGCGCTGAGCGACGGAGCGGTCGACGACCCTCGCCGTGCCGGCGAGATCATCGGGTCGAACGCCGGACGACTCGACCGACTCGTTGCCGATCTGCTGACGCTCGCGAAGCTCGAGGCCAAGTCATTCTCGTTCGATCTGGGAACGGTCGACGTCGTCAGCCTCGCCTCCGAGCAGGTGGCACACGCCGAGCCTCGGGCCGCCACGCACGGCTTGCACCTCGGCGTCGACCCGGGCGCCAGCACCGCCGCCTGGGTGGTCGCCGACGCCGATCGACTGCGACAAGTGGTCGACAACCTGATCGACAACGCCGTCAAGTTCGCGGCCTCCACCATCACCATCACGGTTTCGGGGGCGACGCCGGAAGCTCCCGGCGTGGAGATGTCGGTGGTCGACGACGGACCGGGCATTCCCGACAGCGATCTGCCCTACGTCTTCGAGCGCTTGTACGTGACCCAACTTCGACCGGTACGGGCCGAGAACTCGAGCGGCCTCGGACTCGCGATCGTCCGTGAGCTGGTCGAGGGCATGGGCGGCTCGGTGATTGCCCGGCGAGCAGCAACTGGCGGCACCGAGATCGCTCTCAGCCTGCCGGCAGCTCCAGCACCTCGACGCTGA
- a CDS encoding response regulator transcription factor, with protein sequence MDLTVVIVEDEPDIADLLATYCRREGWAAAVAGDAERGLELIRAHRPDVVLLDVGLPGNMNGFDMCRELRTTSNIPVLFLTARDDEIDRILGLELGADDYVTKPFSPREVMARIKAILRRGAAALDQPSHASFDSIRIDLGRREATVAGRPVALATQEFALLEHLVQHQGRVLSRDQILEGAWGEGWIGDVRTVDVHIRQLRKKLGDDLPLATIRGIGYRLG encoded by the coding sequence ATGGACCTGACCGTGGTGATCGTCGAGGACGAGCCCGACATCGCCGATCTGTTGGCCACCTACTGTCGTCGAGAAGGCTGGGCGGCGGCGGTCGCCGGTGACGCCGAACGCGGCCTTGAGCTGATTCGAGCCCATCGCCCCGACGTCGTGCTGCTCGATGTCGGGCTTCCCGGCAACATGAACGGTTTCGACATGTGCCGGGAACTGCGAACCACCAGCAACATCCCGGTGCTGTTCCTCACGGCCCGCGACGACGAGATCGACCGCATCCTCGGTCTCGAGCTCGGTGCCGACGACTACGTCACCAAGCCGTTCTCGCCCCGCGAGGTCATGGCTCGCATCAAGGCGATCCTGCGCCGAGGCGCCGCGGCGCTCGATCAGCCCAGCCATGCGTCCTTTGATTCGATCCGCATCGATCTCGGACGACGCGAGGCAACCGTCGCCGGCCGGCCGGTGGCGTTGGCCACCCAGGAGTTCGCTCTGCTGGAACACCTCGTCCAGCATCAGGGGCGGGTGCTCTCGCGAGATCAGATCTTGGAAGGCGCATGGGGCGAGGGATGGATCGGCGATGTCCGCACCGTCGATGTGCACATCCGCCAGCTCCGTAAGAAGCTCGGTGACGACCTCCCGCTCGCCACGATCCGCGGCATCGGGTACCGCCTCGGCTGA
- a CDS encoding putative quinol monooxygenase, with amino-acid sequence MSKITLIAKLTAAEGKAEELEAAFANLIAAADEEPGLEVYSVHADRSEPGVYYFFEMYTDADALAVHGKGDGMKAAMGALGGLLGARPEITKLEAVVAKGLTV; translated from the coding sequence ATGTCGAAAATCACGCTCATCGCCAAGCTCACTGCCGCCGAAGGCAAGGCCGAAGAACTCGAGGCGGCCTTCGCGAATCTCATCGCTGCCGCCGACGAGGAACCGGGACTCGAGGTCTACTCGGTGCACGCCGATCGCTCCGAGCCGGGCGTCTACTACTTCTTCGAGATGTACACCGACGCCGATGCCCTCGCGGTGCACGGCAAAGGCGACGGTATGAAGGCGGCCATGGGGGCCCTCGGTGGTCTGCTGGGCGCCCGCCCCGAGATCACCAAGCTCGAAGCGGTGGTCGCCAAGGGTCTGACTGTCTGA
- a CDS encoding indole-3-glycerol phosphate synthase TrpC, with product MTTYLDRILAEHRAAAADDPRQLDALIEQAQSCEPARGFRAGLAAVDGLGVISEIKRRSPSKGDLNTGVDPASWARSYERGGATALSVLTDANNFGGSVADLQAARTAISLPVLRKDFTVSANDVCDARIMGADAVLLIVAALDQHELADFHALATDIGLDVLVETHDEAEVERAMAVGATLVGVNQRDLVTFEVDTERAIRVGRSLPDDVIRVAESGVRGPDDCRSLKAAGYHAVLVGESLVTSGDPAAAVADLRAV from the coding sequence GTGACCACCTATCTCGACCGCATCCTCGCCGAACACCGTGCCGCTGCGGCCGATGACCCCCGCCAACTCGACGCACTGATCGAGCAGGCCCAGTCGTGTGAGCCCGCCCGGGGATTCCGGGCTGGGCTCGCCGCGGTCGATGGGTTGGGTGTGATCAGCGAGATCAAGCGACGGTCGCCCTCGAAGGGCGATCTCAATACTGGCGTCGATCCGGCGAGCTGGGCTCGCTCGTACGAACGCGGCGGCGCAACGGCGCTGTCGGTGCTCACCGACGCCAACAACTTCGGCGGAAGCGTCGCCGACCTCCAAGCCGCTCGCACCGCCATCTCGTTGCCGGTGCTTCGCAAGGACTTCACCGTTTCGGCCAACGATGTGTGCGACGCCCGGATCATGGGTGCCGACGCCGTCCTCCTGATCGTGGCCGCGCTCGACCAGCACGAGCTCGCCGACTTCCATGCGCTCGCCACCGACATCGGCCTCGATGTCCTGGTGGAGACCCACGATGAGGCCGAAGTCGAGCGGGCAATGGCGGTGGGCGCCACACTGGTCGGGGTCAACCAGCGAGACCTCGTCACGTTCGAGGTCGACACCGAGCGAGCGATTCGGGTCGGGCGGTCCCTCCCCGACGACGTGATCCGTGTCGCCGAGTCGGGCGTTCGCGGTCCCGACGACTGCCGATCGCTCAAGGCGGCGGGCTATCACGCCGTGCTGGTCGGCGAATCCCTCGTCACCTCCGGCGACCCCGCCGCCGCGGTCGCCGACCTCCGTGCCGTCTGA
- a CDS encoding phosphoribosylanthranilate isomerase, whose amino-acid sequence MRDDDPPDAAQRGGARVFVKICGIANETDALLAAGLGADAVGLIFAPSTRQVTKDVARDIVRRLPPEILSVGVFRNETRSKVVEIANTIGLRAVQLHGHESPEDTRWIAERVPAVIRAFAVHDPALDHLEEFGRIDLLIDAPTPGGGEVFDWSELVARRLDRPFILAGGLGPDNVADAIATVRPWGVDVASGVEASPGRKDPVKLRHFIANARAAFEALPDPDDDLDSFASDWITDEQPPSNASPLFDWKEDPLWK is encoded by the coding sequence GTGCGTGACGACGACCCTCCCGACGCAGCGCAGCGAGGCGGTGCTCGCGTGTTCGTGAAGATCTGTGGAATCGCCAACGAAACCGACGCCCTGCTCGCGGCCGGACTCGGCGCCGACGCCGTCGGACTCATCTTCGCCCCTTCCACCCGGCAGGTCACCAAGGACGTCGCCCGAGACATCGTGCGTCGACTCCCACCCGAGATCCTCAGCGTCGGGGTGTTCCGCAACGAGACCCGATCCAAGGTCGTCGAGATCGCCAACACGATCGGCTTGCGAGCCGTCCAACTCCACGGACACGAATCCCCCGAGGACACGCGCTGGATTGCCGAGCGAGTGCCCGCCGTGATCCGTGCCTTCGCCGTCCACGATCCCGCCCTCGACCACCTCGAGGAGTTCGGCCGGATCGACTTGCTGATCGACGCCCCGACCCCCGGCGGCGGCGAGGTGTTCGACTGGTCCGAGTTGGTTGCCCGGCGGCTCGATCGCCCGTTCATCCTTGCGGGCGGTCTCGGTCCCGACAATGTCGCCGACGCCATCGCCACCGTGCGGCCCTGGGGCGTCGACGTCGCCAGCGGCGTCGAGGCGTCACCCGGTCGCAAGGATCCCGTCAAATTGCGGCACTTCATCGCCAACGCTCGCGCCGCCTTCGAGGCGCTGCCCGACCCCGACGACGACCTGGACTCGTTCGCCAGTGACTGGATCACCGACGAGCAACCACCCAGCAACGCCTCGCCACTCTTCGATTGGAAGGAAGACCCACTGTGGAAGTGA
- the trpB gene encoding tryptophan synthase subunit beta, whose product MSEPDATGRFGQFGGRFVPETLVPACAELEAAFREAWADPSFVEEFRTLLNDYAGRPSAMTECHNLGRELGFRILLKREDLNHTGSHKINNVLGQVLLAKRMGKTRIVAETGAGQHGVATATAAALLGMECIVYMGEVDIKRQALNVFRMELLGSEVRAALSGSRTLKDAVNEAMRHWVAAVESTYYCLGSVMGPHPYPWMVREFHRVIGEEARAQCHEMLDGRDPDVVVACVGGGSNAIGIFSGFVDTDAELVGAEPAGGAAIGRRVPGVVHGSVSYLMQDEFGQVQEAESISAGLDYPGVGPEHAHLADIGRARYEAVTDDEVLDAFQLLARTEGIIPALESAHGLAWMVKARDELQGKVVVLNLSGRGDKDVAQVAEILAARKQAANGADSNGTGAAS is encoded by the coding sequence ATGAGCGAGCCGGACGCCACCGGCCGGTTCGGGCAGTTCGGCGGACGCTTCGTCCCCGAGACGCTCGTGCCGGCGTGTGCCGAACTCGAGGCGGCCTTCCGCGAGGCCTGGGCCGACCCGAGCTTCGTCGAGGAGTTCCGCACCCTCCTCAACGACTACGCCGGCCGACCCTCGGCCATGACCGAGTGCCACAACCTCGGTCGAGAGTTGGGATTTCGGATCCTGCTGAAGCGGGAAGACCTCAACCACACCGGTAGCCACAAGATCAACAACGTGCTCGGTCAGGTGCTGCTGGCGAAGCGCATGGGCAAGACCCGGATCGTGGCCGAGACCGGCGCCGGCCAGCATGGCGTCGCCACGGCGACCGCAGCCGCTCTGCTCGGCATGGAGTGCATCGTCTACATGGGCGAGGTCGACATCAAGCGCCAGGCGCTCAACGTCTTCCGCATGGAGCTCCTCGGTTCGGAAGTTCGGGCGGCGTTGTCGGGGAGCCGAACGCTCAAGGACGCGGTCAACGAGGCCATGCGCCACTGGGTCGCTGCAGTGGAGTCAACCTACTACTGCCTCGGCTCGGTGATGGGGCCGCACCCCTACCCGTGGATGGTCCGCGAGTTCCACCGGGTCATCGGTGAGGAGGCTCGGGCCCAGTGCCACGAGATGCTCGACGGCCGCGACCCCGATGTCGTCGTCGCCTGTGTCGGCGGGGGCTCGAACGCCATTGGCATCTTCTCCGGTTTCGTCGACACCGACGCCGAGCTGGTCGGTGCCGAACCGGCCGGTGGTGCCGCGATCGGGCGCCGGGTGCCGGGCGTCGTTCATGGCTCGGTGTCGTACCTGATGCAGGACGAGTTCGGCCAGGTGCAGGAGGCCGAGTCGATCTCCGCCGGTCTCGACTACCCGGGCGTCGGTCCCGAACACGCCCATCTGGCCGACATCGGGCGGGCCCGCTACGAGGCAGTCACCGACGACGAGGTGCTCGACGCCTTCCAGCTGCTTGCCCGCACCGAGGGCATCATTCCTGCGCTCGAGTCGGCACATGGACTCGCCTGGATGGTCAAGGCGAGGGACGAACTCCAGGGCAAGGTCGTGGTGTTGAACCTCTCGGGGCGTGGCGACAAAGACGTCGCTCAGGTCGCCGAGATCCTCGCCGCCCGAAAGCAGGCCGCCAACGGCGCCGACAGCAACGGCACGGGAGCAGCATCGTGA
- the trpA gene encoding tryptophan synthase subunit alpha, whose protein sequence is MNSYTGTLEDHLRAKRAEGRKLLLPYVTAGYPIDDWPRLIEGFASAGADAMEIGIPFSDPVMDGPTIQEASSIALEHGMNPLSALATVATTDPGVPLIAMTYYNVAYHMGHERFASELRKAGICAAILPDLPLEEVGPWADVADAIGVETVMLAAPTAPDERLPRVVDRARGFVYGVGLVGITGERAELAASATQMASRLKAVTDKPVIIGIGVSNAEQAVEISQIADGVVVASAIIRRMLEGGSIEQAIDFVGELRTALDRV, encoded by the coding sequence GTGAACAGCTACACCGGCACCCTCGAGGACCACTTGCGAGCCAAACGCGCCGAAGGTCGCAAGCTCCTCCTGCCGTACGTCACGGCCGGCTACCCGATCGACGATTGGCCGCGGCTGATCGAGGGATTCGCCTCGGCCGGCGCCGACGCCATGGAGATCGGCATCCCGTTCTCCGACCCGGTGATGGACGGGCCGACGATCCAGGAAGCGTCGTCGATCGCACTCGAGCACGGGATGAATCCGCTCTCGGCGCTGGCCACCGTGGCCACGACCGATCCCGGCGTCCCGCTCATCGCAATGACCTATTACAACGTCGCCTACCACATGGGCCACGAACGCTTCGCGTCCGAACTGCGCAAGGCCGGAATCTGCGCCGCGATCCTGCCCGATCTCCCGCTCGAAGAAGTCGGACCGTGGGCCGACGTCGCCGACGCGATCGGGGTCGAGACCGTGATGCTGGCCGCCCCCACCGCGCCCGACGAGCGGCTGCCCCGAGTCGTCGATCGTGCACGCGGGTTCGTGTACGGCGTCGGACTGGTCGGGATCACCGGCGAACGAGCCGAACTCGCCGCCAGTGCCACCCAGATGGCCAGCCGGCTGAAAGCCGTCACCGACAAGCCGGTCATCATCGGGATCGGCGTCTCGAACGCCGAGCAGGCGGTGGAGATCTCGCAGATCGCCGACGGTGTCGTCGTCGCCTCCGCCATCATCCGCCGGATGCTCGAGGGGGGATCGATCGAGCAGGCCATCGACTTCGTCGGTGAACTGCGCACCGCCCTCGACCGGGTCTGA
- the leuA gene encoding 2-isopropylmalate synthase, which produces MTARTVSVNAKPGVMPIQKYQPFPAIDLPNRTWPDKRIDRAPLWCSVDLRDGNQALIEPMDTERKLTMFKALVEIGFTEIEVGFPSASDTDFEFVRTIIEEGLIPDNVTIQVLTQSRPELIERTYDSLVGAKQAIVHLYNSTSTVQRRVVFGLDEAGIVDIAVQGAKHCKAQEAKVPGTKIRYEYSPESFTGTELPFAKEICEAVMDVFEPTPDNPLILNLPATVEMSTANLYGDMIEWFDRNIRDRDSVIISLHPHNDRGTGVAAAEFGVMAGADRVEGTLFGNGERTGNVDIVTLALNLFSQGVDPELDFTDINEARRVAEHCNQLPVHPRHAYVGDLVYTAFSGSHQDAIKKGFEAMEKTGQVLWEVPYLPIDPKDVGRTYEDVIRVNSQSGKGGVAYLLKTDQELDLPRRLQIEFTRIVQQITDTTGKEVTAAEIWDVFSGEYLTIHKPFELLKFSTSQNERGEDRTSIKATLRHDGQEITIDGEGGGSIEAFANAIRTSLGIECRVLDYHEHAIGAGTEVKAASYVELKVGDRELWGVGIHSDIVTSSLRALISGLNRAN; this is translated from the coding sequence ATGACTGCACGCACCGTCAGCGTCAATGCCAAACCGGGTGTCATGCCCATCCAGAAGTATCAGCCGTTCCCGGCCATCGACCTCCCCAACCGCACCTGGCCCGACAAGCGGATCGATCGTGCGCCGCTGTGGTGCAGCGTCGACCTGCGCGACGGCAACCAGGCCCTCATCGAACCGATGGACACCGAGCGCAAGCTCACCATGTTCAAGGCGTTGGTCGAGATCGGTTTCACCGAGATCGAGGTCGGCTTCCCGTCGGCCTCCGACACCGACTTCGAGTTCGTTCGCACGATCATCGAAGAGGGCCTGATCCCCGACAACGTCACCATCCAGGTACTCACCCAGTCGCGACCCGAGCTGATCGAGCGCACCTACGACTCGTTGGTGGGGGCCAAGCAGGCGATCGTCCATCTCTACAACTCCACGTCGACCGTGCAGCGACGCGTGGTGTTCGGGCTCGACGAGGCCGGCATCGTCGACATCGCCGTCCAGGGTGCCAAGCACTGCAAGGCGCAGGAGGCAAAGGTTCCGGGCACCAAGATCCGCTATGAGTACTCGCCCGAGAGCTTCACCGGTACCGAACTCCCCTTCGCCAAGGAGATCTGCGAAGCGGTGATGGACGTGTTCGAGCCGACGCCCGACAATCCCCTCATCTTGAACCTGCCGGCGACGGTCGAGATGAGCACCGCCAACCTCTACGGCGACATGATCGAGTGGTTCGACCGCAACATCCGCGATCGCGACTCGGTGATCATCTCGCTCCACCCCCACAACGACCGCGGCACCGGCGTGGCCGCCGCCGAGTTCGGTGTGATGGCCGGCGCCGATCGGGTCGAAGGCACCTTGTTCGGCAACGGTGAGCGCACCGGCAATGTCGACATCGTCACGCTGGCGCTGAACCTGTTCAGCCAGGGTGTCGATCCCGAGCTCGACTTCACCGACATCAACGAGGCCCGCCGAGTGGCCGAGCACTGCAATCAGCTGCCGGTCCATCCCCGCCACGCCTACGTCGGCGACCTCGTCTACACCGCCTTCTCCGGCTCCCACCAAGACGCCATCAAGAAAGGCTTCGAGGCAATGGAGAAGACCGGCCAGGTCCTGTGGGAGGTCCCCTACCTGCCGATCGATCCGAAGGACGTCGGCCGGACCTACGAAGACGTCATCCGTGTGAACTCCCAGTCCGGCAAGGGTGGCGTGGCCTACCTGCTGAAGACCGATCAAGAACTCGACCTGCCGCGGCGCCTGCAGATCGAGTTCACCCGGATCGTGCAGCAGATCACCGACACCACCGGCAAGGAAGTCACCGCAGCCGAGATCTGGGACGTCTTCTCGGGCGAGTACCTGACCATCCACAAACCGTTCGAACTGCTCAAGTTCTCCACCTCCCAGAACGAGCGGGGCGAAGACCGCACCTCGATCAAGGCCACGCTCCGTCACGACGGCCAGGAGATCACCATCGACGGTGAGGGCGGCGGCTCGATCGAGGCGTTCGCCAACGCCATCCGCACCAGCCTGGGCATCGAGTGCCGTGTGCTCGACTACCACGAGCACGCCATCGGCGCCGGTACCGAGGTCAAGGCCGCGAGCTACGTCGAGCTGAAGGTCGGCGATCGTGAGCTGTGGGGCGTAGGCATCCACTCCGACATCGTCACCTCGTCGCTGCGTGCTCTCATCTCGGGCCTGAACCGAGCCAACTGA
- a CDS encoding zf-HC2 domain-containing protein, with the protein MIKLFRRKQSGPTCGEVMEVLQSYLDGEVEAEQARAVAAHLEACAHCGPEAEVYRQIKVSLRHRAAPVDPAVLAGLEAFGRRLAAGE; encoded by the coding sequence ATGATCAAGCTCTTCCGACGCAAGCAGAGCGGTCCGACGTGCGGTGAGGTCATGGAAGTCCTGCAGAGCTATCTCGACGGCGAGGTCGAGGCCGAGCAGGCCCGAGCGGTTGCCGCCCACCTCGAGGCGTGTGCGCACTGCGGCCCCGAGGCCGAGGTGTACCGCCAGATCAAGGTCTCCTTGCGCCATCGGGCCGCCCCGGTCGATCCTGCGGTCCTGGCGGGTCTGGAGGCGTTTGGGCGACGCCTCGCCGCAGGCGAGTAG
- a CDS encoding sigma-70 family RNA polymerase sigma factor: MATPPFDDAANRPETRGSAAAAFERHVLPELDLLYRTARSLTGNQADAEDLVQDTLIRAFGAIERFDGRYPRAWLLTIMRNANINRARKKKPDLLDDPDLTFERSLDFAESDTPESITVAPVFDAAVEDAFAALSPDFRQIVELVDLDGLAYQEAADVLDIPVGTVMSRLHRARRKIRAEIAERGLESERVEGTDR, translated from the coding sequence ATGGCCACTCCTCCGTTCGATGACGCTGCCAACCGACCCGAGACGCGGGGCTCGGCAGCCGCGGCCTTCGAACGACACGTGCTGCCCGAGCTCGATCTGCTCTACCGCACGGCCCGATCGCTGACGGGCAACCAGGCCGACGCCGAGGACCTGGTGCAAGACACATTGATCCGGGCGTTCGGCGCGATCGAACGGTTCGACGGCCGGTATCCGCGGGCGTGGCTGCTGACCATCATGCGCAATGCCAACATCAATCGTGCTCGCAAGAAGAAGCCGGATCTGCTCGACGATCCTGATCTCACCTTCGAGCGCTCACTCGATTTCGCCGAGTCGGACACCCCGGAGTCGATCACCGTGGCCCCGGTGTTCGACGCCGCAGTCGAGGATGCCTTTGCCGCGTTGAGTCCCGACTTTCGCCAGATCGTCGAGCTGGTGGACCTCGACGGGCTGGCGTACCAAGAGGCGGCCGATGTGCTCGACATCCCCGTCGGCACGGTGATGAGCCGGTTGCACCGGGCGCGGCGCAAGATCCGGGCCGAGATCGCCGAGCGTGGGCTCGAGTCCGAGCGGGTGGAGGGGACCGACCGATGA
- a CDS encoding globin, with protein sequence MSDPATDPASTTNPAPEPTADQVRVTLYEAVGGLPYFETVVDGFFDRVEGDPVVRKLYPDDLAESRRRTALFLAQFWGGPTTYSDERGHPRLRARHLPFVIGQAERDGWVRHMMASIDATELPPSIFEAVRPMLENYIETAATAMINHSDDAPHPHVGA encoded by the coding sequence ATGTCGGACCCCGCAACGGACCCAGCATCCACGACCAACCCTGCACCGGAACCGACCGCAGACCAGGTGCGAGTCACGCTCTACGAGGCCGTCGGTGGCTTGCCGTACTTCGAGACCGTCGTCGACGGGTTCTTCGATCGGGTCGAGGGCGATCCGGTGGTGCGCAAGCTCTATCCCGACGACCTCGCCGAGTCCCGCCGTCGCACGGCGCTGTTCCTGGCCCAGTTCTGGGGCGGGCCAACGACCTACTCCGACGAGCGAGGTCATCCTCGGTTGCGGGCTCGGCACCTGCCGTTCGTGATCGGTCAGGCCGAGCGCGACGGCTGGGTGCGGCACATGATGGCCTCGATCGACGCCACCGAACTCCCCCCATCGATCTTCGAAGCGGTGCGCCCGATGCTCGAGAACTACATCGAGACGGCCGCCACCGCCATGATCAACCACAGCGACGACGCCCCGCATCCTCACGTCGGCGCATGA
- a CDS encoding HU family DNA-binding protein, with the protein MNKTDLVDAVAGDTGVSKKDVGAVIDSMFASVCDAVSKGEKVAIPGMLTFEQVDRKARTGFNPQTKEPISIPAGKAVKVSAGAKLKAAGKA; encoded by the coding sequence ATGAACAAGACCGACTTGGTCGATGCAGTCGCCGGTGACACCGGCGTGTCGAAGAAGGACGTCGGCGCGGTGATCGATTCCATGTTCGCCAGCGTCTGCGATGCGGTGAGCAAGGGTGAGAAGGTGGCCATCCCCGGGATGCTCACGTTCGAACAGGTGGATCGCAAGGCCCGCACCGGTTTCAACCCCCAGACCAAGGAGCCGATCTCGATCCCCGCAGGCAAGGCCGTGAAGGTCTCCGCCGGCGCCAAGCTCAAGGCGGCAGGCAAGGCCTGA